The Streptomyces sp. CC0208 genome window below encodes:
- the murQ gene encoding N-acetylmuramic acid 6-phosphate etherase encodes MTSPSDPRDLRAQLETLTTEAFRPELADIDQLPTLDIARQMNGEDASVPAAVSRQLPVIAAAIDAIAERMARGGRLIYAGAGTAGRLGVLDASECPPTFNTDPARVVGLIAGGPEALVTSVEGAEDSAELARADLDGLAVTAVDTVVGVSASGRTPYAVGAVEHARAKGALTVGLSCNADSALAAAADHGIEVVVGPELLTGSTRLKAGTAQKLVLNMLSTITMIRLGKTYGNLMVDVRASNEKLRARSRRIVALATGADDEEVERALATTDGEVKNAILTILADVDAPTAARLLEESGGHLRAALAATTR; translated from the coding sequence ATGACCTCCCCCTCCGACCCCCGTGATCTGCGAGCCCAGTTGGAGACGCTCACCACTGAGGCCTTCCGGCCCGAGCTCGCCGACATCGACCAGTTGCCGACCCTGGACATCGCCCGGCAGATGAACGGCGAGGACGCCTCCGTGCCCGCCGCGGTCTCCCGGCAGTTGCCGGTGATCGCCGCCGCCATCGACGCGATCGCCGAGCGCATGGCCCGGGGCGGCCGGCTGATCTACGCCGGTGCCGGAACCGCCGGACGCCTCGGTGTCCTGGATGCCTCCGAGTGCCCGCCGACCTTCAACACGGACCCGGCGCGGGTCGTGGGCCTGATCGCCGGTGGCCCGGAAGCGCTGGTCACGTCCGTCGAGGGGGCCGAGGACTCCGCGGAGCTGGCACGGGCCGACCTGGACGGGCTCGCGGTGACGGCCGTGGACACGGTGGTAGGGGTGTCCGCGTCCGGTCGTACCCCCTATGCCGTGGGCGCGGTGGAACACGCCCGAGCGAAAGGGGCCTTGACGGTCGGCCTGTCCTGCAACGCCGACAGCGCGCTGGCGGCCGCGGCCGACCACGGCATCGAGGTGGTCGTCGGCCCCGAACTGCTCACCGGCTCCACCCGCCTCAAGGCCGGCACCGCCCAGAAGCTCGTCCTCAACATGCTGTCGACGATCACGATGATCCGCCTCGGCAAGACCTACGGAAACCTGATGGTCGACGTCCGCGCCTCCAACGAGAAGCTGCGGGCCCGCTCCCGCCGGATCGTCGCCCTCGCCACGGGCGCCGACGACGAGGAGGTCGAGCGCGCCCTGGCCACCACGGACGGCGAGGTGAAGAACGCGATCCTGACGATCCTGGCCGACGTCGACGCCCCCACGGCGGCCCGGCTGCTGGAGGAGTCGGGGGGCCATCTGCGGGCGGCACTGGCGGCGACGACCCGCTAG
- a CDS encoding MurR/RpiR family transcriptional regulator: protein MTRSMHRVAEAVAADPAGCAALTVTGLAERTGTSEATVVRTARLLGYPGYRDLRLALAGLAAQQQSGRAPAITTDIAVDDPIADVVAKLAYDEQQTLADTAAGLDTAQLGAAVAATASARRIDVYGVGASGLVAQDLTQKLLRIGLIAQAHSDPHLAVTNAVQLRSGDVAIAITHSGATGDVIEPLRVAFEHGATTVAITGRPDGAVTQYADHVLTTSTARESELRPAAMSSRTSQLLVVDCLFVGVAQRTYETAAPALAASYEALAHRHRR from the coding sequence ATGACCCGCTCCATGCACCGGGTCGCCGAGGCAGTCGCCGCCGACCCCGCGGGGTGCGCGGCGCTCACCGTGACGGGCCTCGCCGAACGGACCGGGACGAGCGAGGCGACGGTCGTGCGGACCGCCCGGCTGCTGGGGTATCCCGGGTACCGCGACCTGCGGCTCGCCCTCGCCGGGCTGGCCGCGCAGCAGCAGTCCGGGCGGGCGCCGGCGATCACCACGGACATCGCGGTGGACGATCCGATCGCGGACGTGGTCGCCAAGCTCGCCTACGACGAGCAGCAGACCCTCGCGGACACGGCGGCCGGGCTGGACACCGCGCAGTTGGGCGCGGCGGTCGCCGCGACGGCCTCGGCGCGGCGGATCGACGTGTACGGAGTGGGGGCCTCCGGCCTCGTCGCGCAGGACCTCACGCAGAAGCTGCTGCGCATAGGGCTGATAGCGCAGGCCCACAGCGATCCGCACCTGGCCGTGACGAACGCGGTGCAGCTGCGGTCGGGGGATGTGGCGATCGCGATCACCCACTCGGGGGCGACCGGAGATGTCATCGAGCCGTTGCGGGTCGCCTTCGAGCACGGGGCCACTACGGTGGCCATCACCGGGCGGCCGGACGGTGCGGTGACGCAGTACGCCGACCACGTGCTGACGACGTCCACGGCCCGGGAGAGCGAGCTGCGGCCCGCGGCGATGTCGTCGCGGACGAGTCAGCTGCTGGTGGTGGACTGTCTGTTCGTGGGGGTGGCGCAGCGGACGTACGAGACGGCGGCGCCCGCGCTGGCCGCGTCCTACGAGGCGCTGGCGCATCGGCATCGTCGGTAG
- a CDS encoding DUF4031 domain-containing protein: MTVYIDPPAWPGHGRMWSHLISDVSYDELHLFADELGVPRRAFERDHYDIPAHRYADVVAAGAKEVSSREVVRLLTGAGLRRRKGR, encoded by the coding sequence GTGACCGTCTACATCGACCCACCCGCCTGGCCGGGCCACGGCCGCATGTGGTCCCACCTGATCAGCGACGTCTCGTACGACGAACTGCACCTGTTCGCCGACGAGTTGGGCGTCCCGAGACGCGCCTTCGAACGCGACCACTACGACATCCCCGCGCACCGGTACGCGGACGTGGTCGCGGCGGGCGCGAAGGAGGTGAGCAGCCGGGAGGTGGTGCGGCTGCTCACGGGGGCGGGACTGCGCCGGCGCAAAGGCCGTTAA
- a CDS encoding GNAT family N-acetyltransferase, which produces MGGDWGAQRLTEAVADAVAVLRTAVDRDWTAVQPAGMEWTVHETAFHISGCLISYAANLAGGAQDDYVPFDITLDEGTDNMGLLHVLETSGALLAAAVRTAPREARAFHPQPFRSANRVGFAAMGVAEVLLHTYDIAEGLGLAYEPPAHLPEYVLTRIFPDVQPGPDPWHTLLWATGRGDLPGRAPRTGWRWSNNLVLPTERLTLQGVTPASAAELAAGGDGDFEWVEDGPFEGTREAAGMTLKAYEAGVHRPEFGLFVLVRREDGRAIGGMGFHGAPDEDGRAEVGYDLAESARGQGYATEALRALSDWALARDDVRSLCATIEPDNAASQRVIARAGFARATVEEEPGLWLYVLPGGAG; this is translated from the coding sequence ATGGGCGGGGACTGGGGCGCGCAGCGGCTGACGGAGGCCGTCGCGGACGCGGTGGCGGTGCTGCGGACGGCGGTGGACCGGGACTGGACGGCCGTGCAGCCGGCCGGGATGGAGTGGACCGTCCACGAGACGGCCTTCCACATCTCCGGCTGCCTGATCTCGTACGCCGCGAACCTGGCCGGAGGCGCCCAGGACGACTACGTCCCCTTCGACATCACGCTCGACGAGGGCACCGACAACATGGGCCTGCTGCATGTCCTGGAGACAAGCGGCGCCCTGCTCGCCGCGGCGGTCCGCACCGCGCCCCGTGAGGCCCGCGCCTTCCACCCCCAGCCCTTCCGCAGTGCGAACCGCGTGGGCTTCGCCGCGATGGGTGTCGCCGAGGTGCTGCTGCACACGTACGACATCGCCGAGGGCCTGGGCCTGGCGTACGAGCCCCCCGCCCACCTCCCCGAGTACGTCCTCACCCGGATCTTCCCCGACGTCCAGCCGGGCCCCGACCCCTGGCACACCCTCCTGTGGGCCACCGGCCGCGGCGACCTGCCCGGCCGCGCACCGCGCACCGGGTGGCGCTGGAGCAACAACCTCGTCCTGCCCACCGAGCGCCTGACCCTCCAGGGCGTCACGCCCGCGTCCGCCGCCGAGCTGGCCGCGGGCGGCGACGGCGACTTCGAGTGGGTCGAGGACGGCCCCTTCGAGGGCACCCGCGAGGCCGCCGGCATGACCCTCAAGGCATACGAGGCCGGGGTCCACCGCCCGGAGTTCGGCCTCTTCGTCCTCGTACGGCGGGAGGACGGCCGCGCGATCGGCGGCATGGGCTTCCACGGCGCCCCCGACGAGGACGGCCGCGCCGAGGTCGGCTACGACCTCGCCGAGAGCGCCCGCGGCCAGGGCTACGCCACGGAGGCCCTGCGCGCGCTGAGCGACTGGGCCCTGGCCCGCGACGACGTGCGCAGCCTCTGCGCCACCATCGAGCCCGACAACGCGGCCTCCCAACGCGTGATCGCCCGGGCCGGGTTCGCACGGGCGACCGTGGAGGAGGAGCCGGGGCTGTGGCTGTACGTCCTTCCCGGAGGGGCCGGTTAA
- a CDS encoding maleylpyruvate isomerase family mycothiol-dependent enzyme, with protein sequence MTADDVRDPSLPGRLLATERDALIPLLRSRPDADFALPTRGCPGWSVRGVLAHCSSALMRVVEGRFEKGVFSPEANDRDIAERADWTNQQVVDELERGMTEAGPVIAAAGGVLDVIGLGEWVHAGDVREVLGEPGAYTGAGLPDALALLARTTRERGHLPLHADLDDLDEPLRLGDAAGDRTPARYIGDAATLVRLYSGRPVEGRAYELAGAEAKELNIFG encoded by the coding sequence ATGACTGCTGACGACGTACGAGACCCTTCCCTGCCCGGTCGTCTCCTGGCCACCGAACGTGACGCCCTGATCCCCCTCCTGCGCTCCCGCCCGGACGCCGACTTCGCGCTGCCGACGCGCGGGTGTCCGGGGTGGAGCGTGCGCGGTGTGCTGGCGCATTGTTCGTCGGCGCTGATGCGGGTGGTGGAGGGCCGGTTCGAGAAGGGGGTCTTCTCGCCCGAGGCCAACGACCGGGACATCGCCGAGCGCGCCGACTGGACGAACCAGCAGGTCGTCGACGAGCTGGAGCGCGGGATGACGGAGGCGGGGCCGGTGATCGCCGCGGCGGGCGGGGTGCTGGACGTCATCGGGCTGGGGGAGTGGGTGCACGCGGGTGACGTGCGGGAGGTCCTTGGGGAGCCGGGCGCGTACACGGGCGCCGGCCTTCCGGACGCCCTCGCCCTGCTCGCCCGCACGACCCGGGAGCGCGGCCACCTGCCCCTCCACGCCGACCTCGACGACCTGGACGAACCGCTCCGGCTCGGCGATGCGGCGGGCGACCGCACTCCGGCGCGGTACATCGGGGACGCGGCGACCCTCGTACGGCTGTACTCGGGGCGTCCGGTGGAGGGGCGGGCGTACGAGCTCGCGGGCGCGGAGGCGAAGGAGCTGAACATCTTCGGCTGA
- a CDS encoding copper homeostasis protein CutC — MSKRAVLEVIALDAEDAIAAQAGGADRLELVTDMAADGLTPTVATVAAIRSAVDISLRVMLRLSDGFRAGDVAQVGRAARELRDAGAEEFVLGFLDTAGEVDLAAVETVAAELDGCRWTFHRAIDHAADRDALRKQLADLPGLDTYLTAGSALGVDEGLPVLLTEAARAGEPGYRQQLLVGGGLRLDHVPILRAAGIDAFHIGGAARPGGWVAPVAAEAVAQWRRALDLG; from the coding sequence ATGAGCAAGCGTGCAGTCCTGGAGGTGATCGCCCTCGACGCCGAGGACGCGATCGCCGCCCAGGCCGGAGGCGCGGACCGGCTGGAACTGGTGACCGACATGGCGGCGGACGGTCTGACGCCGACGGTCGCGACGGTCGCCGCGATCCGGAGTGCCGTGGACATCTCGCTGCGGGTGATGCTGCGGTTGTCGGACGGTTTCCGGGCGGGCGATGTCGCGCAGGTGGGCCGGGCGGCTCGGGAGCTGCGGGACGCCGGGGCCGAGGAGTTCGTGCTGGGGTTCCTGGACACGGCCGGTGAGGTGGACCTCGCGGCCGTCGAGACGGTGGCCGCGGAGCTGGACGGCTGCCGCTGGACCTTCCACCGCGCCATCGACCACGCGGCCGACCGCGACGCCCTGCGCAAGCAACTGGCGGACCTGCCGGGCCTGGACACCTACCTCACGGCGGGCTCGGCGCTGGGCGTTGACGAGGGGCTTCCGGTGCTGCTCACGGAGGCGGCGAGGGCGGGGGAACCCGGGTACCGGCAGCAGCTTCTGGTGGGTGGGGGGCTGCGGCTGGACCATGTGCCGATCCTGCGAGCCGCGGGGATCGACGCGTTCCACATCGGGGGTGCGGCGAGACCGGGCGGGTGGGTGGCGCCGGTGGCGGCGGAGGCGGTCGCGCAGTGGCGGCGGGCTCTGGACCTGGGCTGA
- a CDS encoding UvrD-helicase domain-containing protein: protein MREDVESLDITDVTANWVNAEVLARQINDRIKALADLSDTPLFFGRLDYLHSPGADRAEGAEGERFYIGRRHVHDHDGDPMVIDWRAPVSQPFYRASKKDPMDVGLRRRFGYTRGDITAYEDEHLSDPTEPSGAAATSKLLQQEIERPRVGPMRDIVATIQPEQDEIVRSGLGGTVCVQGGPGTGKTAVGLHRVAYLLYAHRERLARTGTLVIGPNRSFLHYIEQVLPALGELSVQQATVDDLVARSVEVRGTDDAPAAVLKGDARMAQVLRRAVYSHVTLPAEPVMVVRGSRRWRVPAYEIEEIVRELLDRGIRYGAAREALPQRIAHAVLVQMERSGEAPDDRVQDAVARNPAVKAAVKAIWPPVDPAKLVLRLLTDADFLAVHADGVLDEDEQKTILWAKPVRSVKSARWSSADAVLIDEATDLVERTHSLGHVVLDEAQDLSPMQYRAVGRRCSTGSATVLGDLAQGTTPWATRSWDEALAHLGKPEGVIEELTAGFRVPTDVITYASRLLPHIAPGLTPVASVRENPGFFDLRESSGTAEVVAACEELLRHEGSTGLIAADARVPELADALTVVGIPYLAPGEETTAETRLTLVPASLAKGLEYDYVVLDEPQAVVDGEPDERTGLRRLYVALTRAVSGLIVTHTAPLPAQLAG, encoded by the coding sequence ATGCGCGAGGACGTCGAGTCGCTGGACATCACGGACGTCACCGCGAACTGGGTCAACGCCGAGGTCCTGGCCCGCCAGATCAACGACCGGATCAAGGCGCTGGCGGACCTCAGCGACACCCCGTTGTTCTTCGGCCGCCTCGACTACCTGCACTCCCCCGGCGCGGACCGGGCCGAGGGCGCCGAGGGCGAGCGCTTCTACATCGGGCGCCGGCACGTCCACGACCACGACGGCGACCCGATGGTGATCGACTGGCGGGCGCCGGTCTCGCAGCCGTTCTACCGGGCGTCCAAGAAGGACCCGATGGACGTCGGGCTGCGCCGCCGCTTCGGGTACACCCGCGGGGACATCACGGCGTACGAGGACGAGCACCTGTCCGACCCGACAGAGCCGTCGGGGGCTGCCGCCACCAGCAAGCTGCTCCAGCAGGAGATCGAGCGCCCACGCGTCGGCCCGATGCGGGACATCGTGGCGACCATCCAGCCCGAGCAGGACGAGATCGTACGGTCCGGGCTCGGCGGCACGGTCTGCGTCCAGGGAGGTCCGGGTACCGGGAAGACCGCCGTGGGCCTGCACCGGGTCGCCTACCTCCTCTACGCCCACCGCGAGCGCCTCGCCCGCACCGGCACCCTCGTCATCGGACCGAACAGGTCCTTCCTGCACTACATCGAGCAGGTGCTGCCCGCGCTGGGCGAGTTGAGCGTCCAGCAGGCGACCGTCGACGACCTCGTCGCCAGGAGCGTCGAGGTGCGCGGCACCGACGACGCGCCCGCCGCGGTCCTCAAGGGCGACGCGAGGATGGCTCAGGTGCTCAGGCGGGCCGTGTACTCCCACGTGACCCTGCCCGCCGAGCCGGTGATGGTCGTGCGCGGGTCACGCAGGTGGCGGGTACCGGCGTACGAGATCGAGGAGATCGTCCGGGAGCTGCTCGACCGGGGCATCCGCTACGGCGCCGCCCGCGAGGCCCTTCCGCAGCGCATCGCGCACGCCGTGCTGGTGCAGATGGAGCGGTCCGGGGAGGCGCCGGACGACCGCGTGCAGGACGCGGTGGCCCGCAACCCGGCGGTGAAGGCGGCGGTGAAGGCGATCTGGCCGCCGGTGGATCCGGCGAAGCTGGTGCTGCGGCTGCTCACGGACGCGGACTTCCTCGCCGTGCACGCGGACGGCGTCCTCGACGAGGACGAGCAGAAGACGATCCTGTGGGCGAAGCCGGTGCGGTCGGTGAAGTCGGCCAGGTGGTCGTCCGCGGACGCGGTGTTGATCGACGAGGCGACGGACCTCGTGGAGCGCACGCACTCGCTCGGGCATGTGGTGCTCGACGAGGCGCAGGACCTCTCCCCCATGCAGTACCGGGCGGTCGGCCGCCGCTGCTCGACCGGTTCGGCGACCGTCCTCGGCGACCTCGCGCAGGGCACCACGCCGTGGGCGACGCGGAGTTGGGACGAGGCGCTGGCCCACCTCGGCAAGCCGGAGGGCGTGATCGAGGAGCTGACGGCCGGTTTCCGTGTGCCGACGGACGTCATCACCTACGCCTCCCGGCTCCTGCCGCACATCGCGCCGGGCCTGACCCCGGTCGCGTCGGTGCGTGAGAACCCGGGATTCTTCGACCTGCGCGAGAGCTCCGGCACGGCCGAAGTGGTGGCCGCGTGCGAGGAGTTGCTGCGCCACGAGGGCTCGACGGGTCTGATCGCCGCCGACGCCCGCGTCCCTGAGCTGGCGGACGCGCTGACGGTGGTCGGCATCCCGTACCTCGCCCCCGGTGAGGAGACCACGGCCGAGACCCGACTGACCCTGGTCCCGGCCTCCCTCGCCAAGGGCCTGGAGTACGACTACGTCGTCCTGGACGAGCCCCAGGCGGTGGTGGACGGCGAACCGGACGAACGCACGGGCCTGCGGCGGCTGTACGTGGCGCTGACCCGAGCGGTGTCGGGCCTGATCGTGACGCACACGGCGCCGCTGCCTGCGCAGCTGGCCGGGTAG
- a CDS encoding DNA repair helicase XPB: MNGPLIVQSDKTLLLEVDHEQADECRRAIAPFAELERAPEHIHTYRVTPLGLWNARAAGHDAEQVVDALVQYSRYPVPHALLVDVAETMDRYGRLTLSKHPAHGLVLTTTDRPVLEEILRSKRIIPLVGARLDPDTVAVHPSERGQIKQTLLKLGWPAEDLAGYVDGEAHAIELDEDGWALRPYQKQAVENFWHGGSGVVVLPCGAGKTLVGAGAMAQAKSTTLILVTNTVSARQWKHELVKRTSLTEEEIGEYSGTRKEIRPVTIATYQVLTTRRKGVYPHLELFDSRDWGLILYDEVHLLPAPVFKFTADLQARRRLGLTATLVREDGRESDVFSLIGPKRFDAPWKEIEAQGYIAPADCVEVRVNLTDSERLAYATAEQEEKYRFCATTATKRKVTEALVRRFAGQQILVIGQYIDQLDELGEHLDAPVIKGETSNAQREKLFDAFRQGEISVLVVSKVANFSIDLPEATVAIQVSGTFGSRQEEAQRLGRVLRPKADGHQAHFYSVVARDTIDQDFAAHRQRFLAEQGYAYRIVDADELLAES, encoded by the coding sequence GTGAACGGTCCTCTCATCGTCCAGTCCGACAAGACCCTACTGCTCGAGGTCGACCACGAGCAGGCCGACGAGTGCCGTCGGGCCATCGCGCCGTTCGCCGAGCTGGAGCGGGCGCCGGAGCACATCCACACCTACCGGGTGACCCCGCTGGGGCTGTGGAACGCGCGCGCCGCCGGACACGACGCCGAGCAGGTGGTCGACGCGCTGGTGCAGTACAGCCGGTATCCGGTGCCGCACGCCCTGCTCGTCGACGTCGCCGAGACGATGGACCGGTACGGGCGGCTCACGCTGAGCAAGCATCCCGCCCACGGGCTCGTGCTCACCACCACCGACCGGCCGGTGCTCGAGGAGATCCTGCGCTCGAAGCGGATCATCCCGCTGGTCGGGGCGCGGCTCGACCCGGACACGGTGGCCGTGCACCCCTCCGAGCGCGGGCAGATCAAGCAGACGCTGCTGAAGCTGGGCTGGCCCGCCGAGGACCTCGCGGGGTACGTCGACGGCGAGGCGCACGCGATCGAGCTGGACGAGGACGGGTGGGCGCTCAGGCCCTACCAGAAGCAGGCCGTGGAGAACTTCTGGCACGGCGGCAGCGGGGTCGTGGTGCTGCCCTGCGGTGCCGGGAAGACCCTGGTCGGCGCCGGGGCCATGGCACAGGCCAAGTCGACCACCCTCATCCTCGTCACCAACACCGTCTCGGCCCGGCAGTGGAAGCACGAGCTGGTGAAGCGGACCTCGCTGACGGAGGAGGAGATCGGCGAGTACAGCGGGACGCGGAAGGAGATCCGGCCCGTCACCATCGCCACCTACCAGGTGTTGACGACCCGGCGGAAGGGCGTCTACCCGCACCTGGAGCTCTTCGACTCCCGCGACTGGGGGCTCATCCTCTACGACGAGGTGCACCTGCTGCCGGCGCCCGTCTTCAAGTTCACCGCCGACCTCCAGGCCCGCCGCAGACTCGGACTGACCGCGACCCTCGTGCGGGAGGACGGGCGGGAGTCGGACGTCTTCTCGCTGATCGGGCCCAAGCGGTTCGACGCGCCGTGGAAGGAGATCGAGGCTCAGGGGTACATCGCGCCGGCCGACTGTGTCGAGGTGCGGGTGAACCTGACCGACTCCGAGCGGCTCGCCTACGCCACGGCCGAGCAGGAGGAGAAGTACCGCTTCTGTGCCACGACCGCGACGAAGCGGAAGGTCACGGAGGCGCTGGTACGGCGGTTCGCGGGCCAGCAGATCCTGGTGATCGGCCAGTACATCGACCAGCTCGACGAACTCGGCGAGCATCTGGACGCCCCCGTCATCAAGGGCGAGACCTCCAACGCCCAGCGCGAGAAGCTCTTCGACGCCTTCCGGCAGGGCGAGATCAGCGTGCTGGTGGTGTCGAAGGTGGCGAACTTCTCCATCGACCTGCCGGAGGCGACGGTCGCCATCCAGGTCTCGGGCACCTTCGGCTCCCGCCAGGAGGAGGCGCAACGGCTCGGCCGGGTGCTGCGTCCGAAGGCGGACGGCCACCAGGCCCACTTCTACTCCGTGGTCGCCCGGGACACCATCGACCAGGACTTCGCCGCGCACCGCCAGCGCTTCCTGGCGGAACAGGGGTACGCCTACCGGATCGTGGACGCGGACGAGCTGCTGGCCGAGAGCTGA
- the fxsA gene encoding FxSxx-COOH cyclophane-containing RiPP peptide: MDASAGIDSCLLDVTGLSMEALDELLEELPGTALNAVLRRMVDEAVNPVGVPYAAFDSSI, translated from the coding sequence ATGGACGCTAGCGCCGGGATCGACTCATGCCTGCTTGATGTCACAGGCCTGAGCATGGAAGCGCTGGACGAGCTGCTCGAAGAGCTGCCCGGCACGGCGCTGAACGCGGTGCTGCGACGCATGGTCGACGAGGCGGTCAACCCGGTCGGCGTGCCGTACGCCGCCTTCGATTCCTCGATCTGA
- the fsxC gene encoding FxsC protein gives MVQEPYFFLSYARKDSPDEFVKRFYDDLVRELRRIGADPAAQPPFRDVEGLGLGADWARVLGAAVGHCRAFVALYSPAYLISVYCGKEWTAFRERLQEYRRETEIDVPALVPVLWAPMEGELPEEIARFQYHEGGMGEEYSTQGLMQILRTDPTGPTYRRVVEKVAARVRVAADRFRLPFTPDLDLGEVQGLFPVAEHQRPAEPGTGHVQVFVAAGVADALPDGRHRPEYYGRSPREWTPYHPPKHPTVAVRAQKVIGDEGYTSNIEVVDAELSSRLDETMVNNQTSILLVDPWAVRTRTYRDALADYDSQNRPATGVLVPCHDSDEESVGDAIWQDLSRVLWRNWRRQNDPHDPLFRVRVTADEFEDRLAVMLTVAQNRLMEMESTTPYRLPTGPTPPPLSELTIPGPADPPDTTADPPLSFPFLGTTLTPRWDAPSPPHDPSGHVDGERAGFREPGGPPFAKDTDDDQ, from the coding sequence TTGGTTCAGGAGCCGTACTTCTTCCTCAGCTATGCGCGGAAGGACAGCCCCGACGAGTTCGTCAAGCGCTTCTACGACGATCTCGTGCGGGAGCTCCGGCGGATCGGCGCCGACCCGGCGGCGCAACCGCCGTTCCGGGACGTCGAAGGGCTCGGACTGGGCGCGGACTGGGCGCGGGTGCTGGGCGCCGCGGTCGGGCACTGCCGTGCCTTCGTCGCGCTGTACTCCCCGGCGTATCTGATCAGCGTGTACTGCGGCAAGGAGTGGACGGCCTTCCGGGAGCGGTTGCAGGAGTACCGCCGGGAGACCGAGATCGACGTGCCCGCGCTGGTCCCGGTGCTGTGGGCGCCCATGGAGGGGGAGCTGCCGGAGGAGATCGCCCGCTTCCAGTACCACGAGGGCGGCATGGGCGAGGAGTACTCCACGCAGGGCCTGATGCAGATCCTGCGCACCGACCCGACGGGCCCGACCTACCGCAGGGTCGTCGAGAAGGTCGCAGCCCGGGTGCGGGTCGCGGCCGACCGGTTCCGGCTGCCGTTCACGCCCGACCTCGACCTCGGCGAGGTGCAGGGGCTGTTCCCGGTGGCCGAGCACCAGCGGCCCGCCGAACCGGGTACCGGGCACGTCCAGGTCTTCGTGGCCGCAGGGGTGGCCGACGCGCTGCCGGACGGGCGGCACCGCCCGGAGTACTACGGGCGCTCGCCGCGGGAGTGGACGCCGTACCACCCGCCCAAGCACCCCACGGTCGCTGTCCGGGCGCAGAAGGTGATCGGTGACGAGGGCTACACCAGCAACATAGAGGTCGTCGACGCCGAGCTGAGCAGCCGCCTCGACGAGACGATGGTGAACAACCAGACCAGCATCCTGCTCGTCGACCCCTGGGCCGTGCGCACCCGGACCTACCGGGACGCGCTCGCCGACTACGACAGCCAGAACCGCCCGGCCACCGGCGTTCTCGTGCCCTGTCATGACTCCGACGAGGAGTCCGTCGGCGATGCGATCTGGCAGGACCTCAGCAGGGTGCTGTGGCGCAACTGGCGTCGGCAGAACGACCCGCACGATCCGCTCTTCCGGGTCCGGGTGACCGCGGACGAGTTCGAGGACCGGCTCGCCGTGATGCTGACCGTGGCGCAGAACCGACTGATGGAGATGGAGAGCACCACCCCGTACCGGCTTCCCACGGGCCCGACCCCGCCCCCGCTGAGCGAACTGACCATCCCGGGCCCGGCCGACCCTCCGGACACCACCGCCGACCCGCCCCTGTCGTTCCCGTTCCTCGGTACCACCCTCACCCCCCGCTGGGACGCCCCTTCGCCCCCGCACGACCCGTCCGGGCACGTCGACGGAGAGAGGGCCGGCTTCAGGGAGCCCGGCGGCCCACCCTTCGCGAAGGACACAGACGATGACCAGTAG